DNA from Athene noctua chromosome 24, bAthNoc1.hap1.1, whole genome shotgun sequence:
GCAAGGGAAAGAGCCTGCAGCTTCCACTGGTCccatccccaggtccctccctGCTGTGGGGTCACTGGAGAGTTGAGCAATGTGGGAGGATGAGCAGGAGGAGACCTCTTGGCTGAGCCCTGCTCAGGCTCTGGGCTAGAAGTGGGAAGCTGTTCCCACCCAACGGCTGTCTGCTGTGGGCTAAGCCTCCAGATGAAACCAGAAGTGTAAGGTGGCTGAGTTAAGCTGGGAGATCAGATGGAACATGAAAACTTTTTGTGACTGGGCTTATAAGATCTTTCTTATCTGTGATCACCGAGACCCGCGAGAGGCAGGATAACATGGGGGGAGCTCCCGTCCCCCTGCTCTCTCCCTGTGCACTGCTGAGATCATGGGCTTCTCTGCTAGGTCTTAGTGTCTGAATAATGCAGGATCTTGAGAGAACAAAGCTACCAACATGGAAACAAAGCCACTTCCTAATCTAGAGAAAAGCCAAGCGTGAGAGCGGGAAGGGGAAGGGTGCTCAGTGCAGGTAGGCAACCACATCCGCGGGTGCTTGCCAGGGCCACCCTCCCCGAGAAGGTGCTGGGAGGGTGGGGAGTGGGCTGGGGTGCAGAGGAGAGGCAGGGCCTGAAACTTAGTTCCTGTTGTTTTTAAAACCTGCTTTGATTAAGTGGGTTCCATACTGAGTATCTGAATAGTTTTAGAAAACGAAGCgtaacttttttcccccccaactcTGCAAGGAGAAAAACTGAATAGTAGTTCCAGCTTTCTGGCAGCCTCTGATGGCCACATCTGCCCTAGGGTCGGAGAGCAACCGAGTTTAATGCCCTTTGGAACATAATTGCTGGCCTTCAGGCCCAAATAGCAACCAGACCACGTCTAACACTGGGTGACATGGTTCTGCAGTGCTAGGAAGCCTGGACTTGCCCTTAGAGGACGTACAGCTTCAAGGGATTTCTCGCCTGAGTAAGATTTGTGTCTGTAGAAGGGGGAAGTTGAGTCCAACCTGCCCTGTGGGCTCTGCCCGTGGTcagctgggagaggggctggAACAGGGCAAGCCCAGAGGAAACCTAAGTCCAGATATACTGGTCAGGTGTGATCTAGAGGGAAAGGCACAGCTGGGTGACTGGTAGTATAAAGCCTTTTTATATTTAGGATGCAAACAGAAAGCAGCTCAAGGTGTTTCTGTTGAGCTGAACTCTGGGCTTTATGCACCAGGGGTAGGGACAAGGtttgctgggggaaggaggtgtTTCTGCATCACCTCAGGGTCTGTGGCTGCTCTTGTGTGCTAGCCTGGCTTCATTGGTGAGTTTATTGTAGATACTGCTGATTAAATCTCTttttcgtcttttttttttttaataaaagaatgtgttttaaacaaaacatgtGCCAGAGACCTTGGCTTCCCCTCAATCTTCTTGAAGGCTTGAGTCTGTTAAAGCATCATCTGTATGTGCTGAAGATGCACTAAGACTTATGTTGCAGAGTTGCTCAGATTGCCGAGCAGATGGGCTCCAACATGTCTGATTTTTGCCAGCCCTGGCCGTGTTTTGACAACAGTGCCGTATTTTTGTGTTGTGGGATTTTTAGCGGCATAAACACTCCTGTTTTTGCTACCAGTGCCTTAAAAAGGAAGGTGCTTTTCAAGCACTCTTCTGAAATGCAGTTCAAAGAAACGCAACACCTGCGGCGTGAGGAGCGGAGCCCTTGGGGAGAGCCCAGGCTATTTAACAAGGCTGCCTGGTGTGAGCCTACCGATGGCTTATTTATTCCAGATGTTGAAGGCAGGAGATACCTGTGACAAGCACCAACTTTTATGGTTCTCTTAGATGTGGTCCCTGTGAGTCTGTAGCTGCAACCCTTGTTCCTTAATCCGATGAGGCTTGCGTTCCCTTGCTCAGGAGTATACTCCCAGTCAGCCGTGTCCCCTCTTTTTCAGGGCGAGGGTGTTGTGAAGGAAATCAACATCACGCACCATGTGAAGGAAGGCTCGGAGAAGGCTGATCCTTCGCAGTTTGAACTCCTGAAGGTGCTGGGACAGGGCTCTTTTGGCAAGGTGAGTTCACTTCTTCCTACATGTCGTGCCAGATAAATGATTTTGATGACAAAAGGCACTGTCCCCAACAAAACCACTTTCCTGATTCCCACCACATCATGAGAATCTGATGAGTCCACTCAGCAAATGGTTGTTTCTCACCCAGAAGGCAGCTGTAGCGATGGCTTCCCATGGGGGCCAGCCTGTATGTCCAAAGCTCCCCATCATTTTTCAGATGATCAGGAGGAAAAGAGTAGTATCCTGCTCATGAGTGCTGGTGTCACACAGGGCTGAAGGACCTCCTGCAGGTCTAGCTGGCTACCAAGCTGTCAGCTGAATTGAGTTCTCGGAGGACTCGGGCATGTTCCTCTCTTCTTAGAAATGGTGCTGTGTGCCAGGGACTGGTTTGGCCCCTGTTTACGGTCCAGTTTCCCTTCTGTGAAGGGGGAAGGAAGTAGCCTGTAACTCTTATCTAGTTCAATGTGTAAATAATCCAGGTCTCTTACAGACCATCTGCTCACACATTAAATCAACTTCATGTCAATCAGTTACCAGCACTAACAGTGGGGGCTTGCACAGGACTGTGTGCTGTTGCCTGGgcaaatgcagcagtggcttatgCGAAAGAAAAGTGGTGTCTTTTTGAAGCTGCCTAAAACCAGGTAAAGTGGGACatcagggaagggaaggaggtaAAAACCCAAAGAGGATGCAGAACCTGAATAATAATGAGGAGTTGATCTGGCTGTCAAACCAGCAAGTCACCAGGAGGCTTCATGGTACATTGAAGCATCAGTGCAGGAGCAAGAGGTGTAGAAGACTGGAGAGGGGGAAAGTGCAGTATAAAAGCACAAGTGCTGTAATGGCTGGAGATCAGGGGTGAGAGGGGTCTACACACAGCCCTTCCCTGAAAACCTCACGTGGAGAGTTTGAGGGACATCTTAGCGGTCCTGTGGCCAGCTCCTTCTTAGGGTTACTGTGAGGTCTGTCCCCCCCCGGGAGGCATTCAGCTCCTACTGCTGATGTCTAGCGCTTGGCAAATGTGGTGTTCTTCTGCCACAGGTTTTCTTGGTGAGGAAAATAACACCGCCAGACAGCAACCACCTCTATGCCATGAAAGTGCTCAAGAAGGCGACACTGAAAGGTAGGAGGCTTTTACTGCGATGCTTTTATCCTCCATGTCTTAAAGAGCACCGGGGAAATGTCACAGCAGCCACTGCTGGCCCCAGGGTGAAAGAGAAGAATCTTTATCTCAGCCCAACGGCCTCCATTTCTCTCCATCTCTATAAGACCCTTGTTGCAGTGATGGAGGTGGGAAAAGATCTGCCTCAAGCTGCCTGGTTTTAAAGGGCTTAAGGCTGGGGACAAGGCTGACCGCGGGGTGCTGTGTGCTCTTTGTCTGACTGAGCTGTTCCTCTCTCTTCCCACAGTGCGTGATCGAGTAAGGACAAAGATAGAAAGGGACATCCTGGCTGATGTAAACCATCCCTTTGTGGTGAAACTCCACTATGGTGAGTGTGGAGCTAGTTGGGACACTGGGAGCGGGGTGCAGGCTTGAACAGACACTGACTGCTTTTAAGTGCAATAAAGAGGCTACTACAGGCACGTGGATGAGCACGGGGCATCCAGAAAGAGGCTGCTTGGAGGGTGCTGACAGACCCTCATGGTCCCTAACAGGATTCTGGAGATacctgaaatggagaaaaggtCTGGATCAGTCTGTGTGCCAGGGTGTGCTGCTCTGGAGCCCTTAATACAGCTCCTCTCCTGGAAGGTCTTTGGTGCCATGCCCTCTCTAGCTATTGAATGGGGAGCAGAACATAGACAGGGAGAAGAGGTTTAAACAGCAAATCCTTGAGATTAAAATGTTAAATCAGGAGAAACTGAGAAAGCAGTTCTCAGGGCTGAGTTTGGCAGGATTAATGCTCTGACTCTGAGGAAGGTGAGTGACCAGCACCTCTCAGGAAAACAGTTGGGCGTCACCGGCTGAAAGGGAACCAACCCCCCCTAAAACGAGGGGTTTCTGCAGTGCCAGAGTGCTGCTGGTGAGCCCCCATTTCAACATCACGGACAGACTAGCTCATTTACCCCAAATAATTAGCCCTACCTGTGTTTAGCCTAGTAACCATGCGGGGCTTCTGCACAACTGAAGCTGTTGGGATTTAAGTGATTGATGTAACACCATGGAGCCTTCCTTCAGTGGAGGGGTCTGATTCCTGCTCTGGCTTGTGTTTCAGCATTCCAGACAGAGGGAAAGCTGTATCTGATCTTGGATTTCCTCAGAGGAGGTGACCTTTTCACTCGGCTTTCCAAAGAGGTGGGTATGCTCTGGCATCTTGGTGGGTTGCTGAGGCTCTCGGTTCATCTGTGCTTAATTGCCTGGAGAAGCGACTGACCTTTGCAAAGTCTCTGAGAGGGAAACAACCTCCAACCTGCTGCTAGCCCAGAGCTGGCAACAGGAGAGGATGCCTCAGGAATCCTGTCCTctggcagaaaagcagcagcacaggaggcaggtctcacctctgcagcagcatctgctgagcaTCACGTTAAGAACAAAAGCAGGCGAGAGCCGTGTTCTGCTGCAGGGTTGGCTGGTTGTGTCACCTCACTGGGACAGGGCGAGGGCAGAGAATGGGAGAAGCTATGCCAGGTGAAAACAACTGGGAACAGAACCTGGTTAATGTTAGCAAAGAGTTTTTTAAAAACCTGTCTGCTGCTTAGCAacctggttgggttttttggtgttgctGCTTAACTGGTACATTAGGATGGCGGGCAAAGCCCGGGGAACTCAGGTATGGAAGGGTAGGAGGGAGCCACACGGGTGTGAAAGGTCTTGTGTGGGTGCAGCGGCGCTGGTCCCACCGCCGGCGCTGTAACCCCAGCGCCCGTCCGcttcctctcccttcctgcaGGTCATGTTCACCGAGGAGGACGTGAAGTTCTACCTAGCAGAGCTGGCCCTGGGGCTCGACCATTTGCACAGCCTGGGAATCATATACAGGGATCTCAAACCAGAGAAGTACGTGTGGCACGGGCTGGGGCAGGGAACCGAGCCCTGCACTGGCAGCCTCCTGCCAAGGCAGAGCTGAGCGGTGCCCCCGGGCCAGCCAGATGGAAGGTGGCAGTGCCAGTCGACAAGGCTCCTGCTCCTCTGATGAGCACTTAGGGCCAGGCGCGCTGTGGAGGCAGCATGTGTGCACCACATGTCTGAGCAGTAATCCTGGGCAGGCTCCAGGCTCCAGCTTTAAGCCGTTGAGAGCCTTCggagggaaaaggcagcaggCTGGGCCTCTGCAGAGAGACACAAACCAGCTGCGTGACTTGGTTATTCTTACCTGGGGGATATGGGGATCCAAAGTGGTGTAACCTCTGTGGGTCATTCCTTCAGTGTGAAGTTGAGGGTGTAGAGAGAAGGGAGCTGTGCTTTAGCCCACTCACTTCTTGGTGGTGGAACTTAAAACACTGGGGGAAGGGACAGGTGACTTTCTCTGCTGGACTGTGGGAGCATCTCAGACCAGTCTGCTTGTTCTCACCAGCCCTTACTGCAGACAGtaacaacttttcttttttttattcacgCTGTAGCATCCTCTTGGATGAAGAAGGACACATCAAACTCACAGGTAAGGGACTGCACAAGAGCCTTATGCTCCAGCAAGGTTGGTTCTGGAAAGACAGAGCTTTTCTTAGGCCTCTCTGCTCCATGTGATTGCTCAGAGCACGTGGGTGCACACTGACAGTTTTTCTCTTATGTAGATTTTGGCTTGAGTAAGGAGGCTATAGACCACGAGAAGAAAGCCTACTCCTTCTGTGGGACAGTGGAATATATGGCACCAGAAGTTGTGAATCGCCAGGGCCACTCCCACAGTGCTGACTGGTGGTCGTACGGGGTGTTAATGGTACGTACCCAGTTAGCATGGCTGGGGACCTGgctcagcagctgccccagcagtagctctgaaacagaatcacagaactgtctaggttggaaaagaccttgcagctcctccagtccaaccattgacctaacactgacatttcccaactcccccagatccctcagcgctggctcagcccgactcttcaacccctccagggatcccggggactccccccctgccctgggcagcccattccaacgcccaacagccccttctggaaagaaattattcctaatatctagtctaaggAAACACCCTTCCCCGATCCTGTGTGTCGAGCAGATGTGCTGACCCGGGGACGTTCTCCGTGCCCCCCCAAAGGGCCCTGCACCGGCTGTCCAGCATCCCGCCGGGAGCGCGTGTTTCCCGGGGAGGCAGAGCTCCCGAGGCTCTTGTCCCGGGGAGTGCTGGGGGGTGCAGCCCGGGGGGCGCAGCCTGGGGGTGTCCGTGTCAGCCCCAGCGCTGGGATGTCGGTGTCTGCGCAGATCTGGTGCCACCGTCTGGTGGTTGTTGAATTCGAGGGCTCCTGCTGAACCCGCTGGCTTGAACACGTTCTTGCTGCAAACCTGGCGAGCCAAGCTTCTTCTGAGAAAATACAATGCCCGTGATCTTTTTTTAGagctttttttggcttttgatCGCTCGCAAGCTTTTCGCTAGCTTTGGCGAGCTCCCAGACGAGGGTGCAGTGGGCTGGGCGCAGCCCTCAGGACTTGCTGAGACGTGACCTTCCcttcttcttctctttcccttccagtTTGAAATGCTCACCGGCTCGCTGCCCTTCCAGGGGAAGGATCGTAAGGAGACCATGACCCTCATCCTCAAGTAAGAGGAGTTTGTCTTTCAGATATGTGCAGGAGGCCAGCTTCTGCTCTTTCTCTGAGCGTGTTGCAATTTGGGGGTTCTCGCAACTTAATGGCGTTATTTGGCAAGCGGGTTTGTATCAACAGTTCGTTTGAAGGGTGCAGTGTAAATGCCAAACAGATGATTGTACTTTCGGGGGTGGAGGTGCTGGAGTTGGCTTGTGAGTTGGCTTCTTTAAACCTGCAACTGATGGCGTAActtcctctgcagagcaaagctgGGCATGCCACAGTTCCTGAGCTCCGAGGCGCAGAGCCTCCTGCGAGCCCTTTTCAAAAGGAATCCAGCCAACCGATTAGGTAAGACATTTTTTTCGTTTCTGAGTACACCTGATGCTGTATCGGGGCCTCTCACATCCTCGTGGATCAGCAGCGTGTCCACACTTGCGCTCAGTTAATGGGCTCGTTTAATTACAGCCAGGCTGTGCTGTGTACGTGGTAGTAGCCTTCGCTTTGTCGGTGGTTTAACACAACACCCTCCACGGCTGCATCTTTCAGGTTCTGGACCGGACGGGGCAGAAGAGATCAAGCGCCATCCTTTCTACTCCACCATTGACTGGAATGTGAGTATCAGAAACACAAGAACAAACTTCTTCACccctcagcaccagcagcacagtTCTGCTGGCTGCAGTAATAACACGGTCGTGATGCTCGACCAGCTCTGGGCGAGATCCCAATCCCTGCTTCCATCTGTTCCAATAATCCTTCCTGAAACTAAAATTCTGTTTGTTCATGTGAGTAACTGTTTCCTACCTGAGTTGCCTGTGATCTCACCTCGATTTGAATTTACTCATCTCTCAGCAGTAAGGTGCAGGTTTTAACTGGGCTTTGGCACAACAAAGATCGTCTTGCACAAAGTGGGAAGGAATCAGGGAAACACTTCTGGGAAGGAAATACTTTGTTTTGTACAGAGAAGCAGCGTGATAACTCAACTGGCATTTCCCAGTTTTTTCTGGCCAACTCCCTACTTTACcacataattttgtttcttccctgTTTTCCCTTACTTGGTAAGGGATTTTGAAGACCAGTCATCTAATACTTTCGAGGCACCCAGCAAGCTGCTAGACTGAACCTCCAGCAGTGCTAGTAAAGCTTATTTCAATTTTTTGCTTCACGAAGCAATTAAAAAAGGCTACTTGTGCAAGTGCTGGATACAAATATCCTCTGAGGGCATctcctctggctgtccctggggAGACGCGTGTCAGCAAGTGGGAGACAGGAGGAGGTGGAAGACCCTGGCGAGGTCAATACCCCACGCTTTTGGAGTGGGGCCAAGTTGCATatagagctttctttttttttttttaatttaatatatgGTAGAACTTGTAGTATTTCTTCACAAACTGACTCAAAAGCACCCCACTGGCCAAGAAGTCCTCCCTCAGGCTGCTGAGCTGTCGTTAAGTACTAAGCCACAGAGCTGTTTCTAGTTTCACAAAATCTCTTCCTGGCCTCTCGTTCCTGGCAAGCCTTTGCACCCTTCCGAGCACGTGCGAGAGCGTTGACCTGTCGGAGCCCTTTCGAGTTGTACTTTGTTTTGCAGAAGCTGTACCGAAGGGAAATCAAACCACCTTTCAAGCCTGCAGTAGGCCAGCCAGATGACACCTTTTATTTTGACACGGAATTTACATCACGTACACCAAAAGGTTTGTACGAATTCACGCAAAGCCAGTGTTTCCTGTGTAAAACGATGCTGTACAATTTAAGACTGGTTTGCCAGTGCCAGCAGGACAAAGTTTTGCCTCCTGCTAGTGCTGCCAGCTCCAGGTGGTCGCAGCACTGAGGAGGTGGCCCAGCCCTAGGTACGTGGGGTGTTAGGGGTAAGCTTCGTGCTGTGCCTCTGGTCTCAAATCACCTGAAGAGGAGCTGTGACTTCTGGGGAGCAAGGGTAAGGCTTCTGCTTCTGCAGGGCTACACCTCTTCAAGTTGTCTCTCAACCCCTGTTGCAGATTCCCCAGGCATCCCCCCGAGTGCGGGGGCCCATCAGCTTTTTCGAGGCTTCAGTTTCGTGGCGACCGGATTGATGGAGGACGGCAAGGTGAAACCTGCCCAGTCGCCTCTACACTCAGTGGTCCAGGTAAAAAGTGGGAGACAGAGGAACAACTGTTCTGAAACTGCACTAACACTCCAGAGTGGGTCTGCGGGACCTCTGCTCCATCAGGAGCGGAGCTAAGGGGAAGCCTGAGGCAGCGACGTTCTGTTTTGAATTCTTGCATCCTGTTGTTCTTTCATTTCCATTGTCTGTCATGTGCAAAGGTCGTCAGGGCAAGGCAAGtctgtttgctttcctctccCCAGGTGGACCCACACTAGCTGGAGGTCTGTGTAAATGCCCCTGGGTTGATAGGTGCCACCAAAATGCACCATGCTCGATACAGAGTTTTAGCCCACTGACCTATATCTGCCTTGttctcttctcctccctctccccagccggAGGAGAAGCTGTGGGATGTAGCAGACAGCAGTCTGTCAGCTCGCTCTGTGTTGCAGTTAACTCATCATGTTGCACAAACCCTTTCCTGAACTCTCCCAGCTCATGAACTCTCCGCTCTCCTCTTGCAGCAGCTGCATGGCAAGAATGTCCAGTTCAGCGACGGCTACGTGGTGAAGGAGGCAATTGGTGTCGGCTCCTACTCAGTGTGTAAACGCTGCATTCATAAAACAACCAACATGGAATACGCAGTCAAGGTCTGAGATTTACCATCTGGACTGAACTCCCCTGTTAGATTTCTCTTCATCCCCATGATGACCAAAATCACATCCAGGAATGAAATCGCTTTCGCTGCTTGTGTAGAGCCTAAATGGACAATTTCTGTTCCGCTGTGCATGTCACTGCACAGACTTTCTTATCTAGGAATGGCAGGGAAGCAGCATTCTCCTCTCTCAGAGGGAGGACAATATCTCACCTTTCTTCCCAAAGCTTCCTGCGGCTGTGTCAGGTCTTAACAAATAAACCAGATGTGAAactgtggggtttggggacacagaAATGAGGAAGCAAGTAGGGGATTTCTAGAGCTTATTGCTGAAGAGAGCAGGGGACGGGGAGCGGCTGTGGTACAGGGTCTCTGCAGGGCTCCAGACACTCAGCCTGTTTGCTTTGTCCCGGCCCCTTTCCCACCCCGTGTGGTTCATCCTCATCTGTACTCCTGCAGGTTATTGACAAGAGCAAGCGAGACCCTTCGGAGGAAATAGAAATCCTCCTGCGATACGGGCAGCATCCAAACATCATCACCTTGAAAGATGTGAGTGTGACTTGAACAACTTCTCCTGTAGTTTGGTTTAGGAAATGCGGGCTGGTTTAGGGGGGCAGAacacagctctggcacaggcagcccagcagccctgctccGTGTATTGCTCTGGGGTGGGGAAGCATCCCCAGACCCTCCTCTGCATTGCTGATTTCTGTCTGCTTCTTGGTGGTACAGGTACAAAAGGGAAGCTCTGGAAGCACCTTTTGGTTAACGCCCCTCCATATTTGCTTTGGTAGGTGTACGACGACGGGAAGTACGTGTATCTGGTGACTGAGCTGATGAGGGGAGGGGAGCTGCTGGATAAAATCCTCAGACAGAAATTTTTCTCGGAGAGGGAAGCCAGTTCAGTCCTGCACACGATCTGTAAAACGGTGGAGTATCTGCATTCCCAAGGGGTGAGTGTGGTTGCATCTCTTTTCCTGGGAAGCTGTCTGGCATTGCACAATGCTCCCTCTCCTCCAGGGAGTAACTCTGCCTGTCAGGACTGTTATTTCTTGCTCGTGTTGCCCCGCAGCCAGACGTGGGGCCAGAGCAGGGGTTGAGTGTCCTGGTGCGGCTGCAGACCTTTGTCTTCCAGGGGTGTGAGAATGGCACTTTCTTTGCTCCACAGGTGGTTCACAGGGACTTGAAACCCAGCAATATTCTCTACGTGGATGAGTCAGGAAACCCTGAAAGCATTCGCATTTGTGACTTCGGCTTTGCCAAGCAGCTGAGGGCTGAGAACGGCCTTCTCATGACTCCTTGTTATACAGCAAACTTCGTGGCACCCGAGGTGAGCACCTTACTGACCCGAGACCCTTGGGTAGCTCTCATGTCCCTCCCCTGTGCTCTCACTCAGCACAGGTAGCTCTGCCCTGCTCCTAACCCCAGCCTGCTCTGGCATACTCTGTCCTGGAAGAGGTAATTACAGAAATGCCACTTGTAGTAAGGGACAAACAGGGGATCTCAAGTGCAGGCCTCCAGCTTGTACTGCCCTTATGAGGGGGACTGCTTAAGGTATTGAGACCTTAAAGTCACAGGGGTTTTCTAGGCTGCTTCCCTTCCTGATTAACTGGTAGAAGAGGTGGGATGATTTTCCACTCAGCTATTggtgcagaagaaagaaaaagagcccGCAGGCCATGGAGCATGTGTGCAGTGTCACCGCACTGGGACGTGGCTTCCTTCTCACCTGTTGTTTTGATGTGCCTGAGGAGTTCCTCTGTTCCATGCCACCAAAATCTGATTTAAATCCTGATCTTTAGACCAAGACTTTTTCATCCAGTAGGGCCTTGGAAGCTTTGCTTACAGACTGCACGCAGGGGTCAAGCTGCTCTTCACAAGCTGAAGTGAGCTCAACGACAAGAACGGAAcacgctattttttttttcttttgcttgttccACTCAGGTACTAAAACGCCAAGGCTACGACGAGGGCTGCGACATCTGGAGCCTGGGAGTTCTCCTGTACACGATGCTCGCAGGGTAAGCGCCTCTGTCTCACtggaaggcaggagctggggctgtgacCACCAGACATGCTCCGTGGTGGCAGCTGGATTTCTCCTCATCGGTCGCTGCTACCTGGAGGCGCTTCCAGGTTGGGTTCCAGGTCAGTAAATCAAAcgctctctcttctctccccagctGCACTCCATTTGCAAATGGTCCCAGTGACACTCCAGAAGAGATCCTGACCCGGATAGGCAGGGGGAAGTTCTCTGTCAGTGGAGGCAATTGGGACACTATTTCTGACATGGCCAAGGTATGGTTTGAGACTGGTCTGAGTTACGTTAAAGGGTTGGGGTCAAGCCCAGCCAGTTGAGGCTAATTTAAAGTAGGTTGGGGTGGGAGGacagaagagagaggagaaaaccAGCAGTGTAGCTTCCACTCCATGTAAATCCACCCCGTCGCAGCTCAGTGTGTCTCTCTGCGCTTTGTTTTACCTCTGGCTGTGAATATTTGCATGGAACACCAACCTCATGCTCGACCCATGCTGGGTTTGCTGCTGTGTTCCACCTCCCAGGCATACCAGAAACACATTTATACAAAAGGAGATTGATGTCTGGGGACTTTAAACTTGGCCTCTAAATTTAAATCCTAATTTGGGGGTGGACAGATGGTATTTTTGCATTTGAAGTGTGAAACCTTCTAAAGTCTAACTTTACAATGCCCTTAGGATCTGGTATCAAAGATGCTTCATGTAGATCCCCACCAGCGCCTAACAGCCAAGCAGGTTCTGCAGCATCCCTGGATAACCCAGAAGGACAGCTTACCCCAGAGCCAGCTGAATCACCAGGACCTTCAGCTTGTAAAGGTACAAAGTCTGGGCTGGGCCTTCAGCTGGTTCCTCATGTACCTCAGGCTCCTTGTAAAGCATTAGTTCAGGAGGCTTGGTGGTGGTGTGGGCGAAGCAGGAGGGAAGGTTGGAGAGGAGTGGGCCAGGGGAGGCAATACAAGACAACCTAAGGAGGTTCTTTAACAGCACGTCAGTACGGGAgggagatttaaagaaaaaagatgctcCCGGCTTTGTGTGTGGGTCTGGCTACTCTGGTCCCTCATCTTGTAAAGCCATGAGTCTGAAATACTTCTACATCTAAACGCCTTGTCGTGCCTTCTCTCCAAGGGGGCGATGGCTGCCACGTACTCTGCACTGAACAGCTCCAAGCCAAGCCCCCAGCTGAAGCCCATCGAATCCTCCATTCTGGCACAGAGGCGGGTGAAGAAACTTCCTTCCACCACACTGTGAAGCTGGGGTGGTCTGCACCCGCACGGCGCGGTGCGGGCACACCAGGCTCTGCACACCTACTGAAGACAGGGGACAGGAGATCAGGAGGGTGATGCCGGCACAGGAGCTCCCTTGAGGATTTGTTCTCAAAAGGCCAAGTGCCCTCCTGTTCCTGAAAGACTGGCTCCTCCTTGTGTGGACTGATCTTTGCCGAGAGAACTTCACTTGTCAAACTTTTTTTGAAGTGTAAATTGTCAATTTTTAAAGACATCCATCTGTGTATATGAGAACTAGAATGTATAACTGATGTCAAGTGGCACTAAAAAGCAGCTCTGATTCACCCTTCCCTGTGTAGGGCCAGGTATTTGTTGTAGCTACATCATTTCCTGGAACCGATCCTCTCCAACGCCGTTGCAGCTGGAAGACTGCGTAGCCTTTGGGGTttaggctttggggtttttcctcCCTCGAACCTTTG
Protein-coding regions in this window:
- the RPS6KA1 gene encoding ribosomal protein S6 kinase alpha-1 isoform X2 translates to MPLAQLAEPWPNMELVHLDTENGQAAPEEGGNPPSKAKSEITWIEKDLVDSADKGEGVVKEINITHHVKEGSEKADPSQFELLKVLGQGSFGKVFLVRKITPPDSNHLYAMKVLKKATLKVRDRVRTKIERDILADVNHPFVVKLHYAFQTEGKLYLILDFLRGGDLFTRLSKEVMFTEEDVKFYLAELALGLDHLHSLGIIYRDLKPENILLDEEGHIKLTDFGLSKEAIDHEKKAYSFCGTVEYMAPEVVNRQGHSHSADWWSYGVLMFEMLTGSLPFQGKDRKETMTLILKAKLGMPQFLSSEAQSLLRALFKRNPANRLGSGPDGAEEIKRHPFYSTIDWNKLYRREIKPPFKPAVGQPDDTFYFDTEFTSRTPKDSPGIPPSAGAHQLFRGFSFVATGLMEDGKVKPAQSPLHSVVQLHGKNVQFSDGYVVKEAIGVGSYSVCKRCIHKTTNMEYAVKVIDKSKRDPSEEIEILLRYGQHPNIITLKDVYDDGKYVYLVTELMRGGELLDKILRQKFFSEREASSVLHTICKTVEYLHSQGVVHRDLKPSNILYVDESGNPESIRICDFGFAKQLRAENGLLMTPCYTANFVAPEVLKRQGYDEGCDIWSLGVLLYTMLAGCTPFANGPSDTPEEILTRIGRGKFSVSGGNWDTISDMAKDLVSKMLHVDPHQRLTAKQVLQHPWITQKDSLPQSQLNHQDLQLVKGAMAATYSALNSSKPSPQLKPIESSILAQRRVKKLPSTTL
- the RPS6KA1 gene encoding ribosomal protein S6 kinase alpha-1 isoform X1 yields the protein MPLAQLAEPWPNMELVHLDTENGQAAPEEGGNPPSKAKSEITWIEKDLVDSADKGEGVVKEINITHHVKEGSEKADPSQFELLKVLGQGSFGKVFLVRKITPPDSNHLYAMKVLKKATLKVRDRVRTKIERDILADVNHPFVVKLHYAFQTEGKLYLILDFLRGGDLFTRLSKEVMFTEEDVKFYLAELALGLDHLHSLGIIYRDLKPENILLDEEGHIKLTDFGLSKEAIDHEKKAYSFCGTVEYMAPEVVNRQGHSHSADWWSYGVLMFEMLTGSLPFQGKDRKETMTLILKAKLGMPQFLSSEAQSLLRALFKRNPANRLGSGPDGAEEIKRHPFYSTIDWNKLYRREIKPPFKPAVGQPDDTFYFDTEFTSRTPKDSPGIPPSAGAHQLFRGFSFVATGLMEDGKVKPAQSPLHSVVQQLHGKNVQFSDGYVVKEAIGVGSYSVCKRCIHKTTNMEYAVKVIDKSKRDPSEEIEILLRYGQHPNIITLKDVYDDGKYVYLVTELMRGGELLDKILRQKFFSEREASSVLHTICKTVEYLHSQGVVHRDLKPSNILYVDESGNPESIRICDFGFAKQLRAENGLLMTPCYTANFVAPEVLKRQGYDEGCDIWSLGVLLYTMLAGCTPFANGPSDTPEEILTRIGRGKFSVSGGNWDTISDMAKDLVSKMLHVDPHQRLTAKQVLQHPWITQKDSLPQSQLNHQDLQLVKGAMAATYSALNSSKPSPQLKPIESSILAQRRVKKLPSTTL
- the RPS6KA1 gene encoding ribosomal protein S6 kinase alpha-1 isoform X3; amino-acid sequence: MPLAQLAEPWPNMELVHLDTENGQAAPEEGGNPPSKGEGVVKEINITHHVKEGSEKADPSQFELLKVLGQGSFGKVFLVRKITPPDSNHLYAMKVLKKATLKVRDRVRTKIERDILADVNHPFVVKLHYAFQTEGKLYLILDFLRGGDLFTRLSKEVMFTEEDVKFYLAELALGLDHLHSLGIIYRDLKPENILLDEEGHIKLTDFGLSKEAIDHEKKAYSFCGTVEYMAPEVVNRQGHSHSADWWSYGVLMFEMLTGSLPFQGKDRKETMTLILKAKLGMPQFLSSEAQSLLRALFKRNPANRLGSGPDGAEEIKRHPFYSTIDWNKLYRREIKPPFKPAVGQPDDTFYFDTEFTSRTPKDSPGIPPSAGAHQLFRGFSFVATGLMEDGKVKPAQSPLHSVVQQLHGKNVQFSDGYVVKEAIGVGSYSVCKRCIHKTTNMEYAVKVIDKSKRDPSEEIEILLRYGQHPNIITLKDVYDDGKYVYLVTELMRGGELLDKILRQKFFSEREASSVLHTICKTVEYLHSQGVVHRDLKPSNILYVDESGNPESIRICDFGFAKQLRAENGLLMTPCYTANFVAPEVLKRQGYDEGCDIWSLGVLLYTMLAGCTPFANGPSDTPEEILTRIGRGKFSVSGGNWDTISDMAKDLVSKMLHVDPHQRLTAKQVLQHPWITQKDSLPQSQLNHQDLQLVKGAMAATYSALNSSKPSPQLKPIESSILAQRRVKKLPSTTL